A genomic stretch from Penaeus vannamei isolate JL-2024 chromosome 6, ASM4276789v1, whole genome shotgun sequence includes:
- the PolrMT gene encoding DNA-directed RNA polymerase, mitochondrial isoform X2 — MDLSSLLSSHPSSGLTSLQPLSVEPEDVAEKGGAQNNPKKSGAGDKKSSNNKKKIGKVTSSKKKPTSGAKKSKAQKGAVMTETNTTILNNEQTPEEDDMFIDRDSYKKLTREEVSAAQTEDLCSTEEGLVPAAEGSPGVDGNVKKSKKQKKKKQDEEARKRIEEIKRRGREISFNQSLESYLSVCINVGMLNRATHTLLYYRRLSKYTNGMRVSSIGPFRILLQGHAEKGNFNKMEELLRCMQEEKIPADQAVYGALLSCLGRQLESFNNTRNIQGVLTSMMREGIKLQQVFSDVDFIRDGYECALRAVQRVSPSFKPQQRPTPVHYACNLVSFLNNDMFSNQVPSPARDLATSSSLHKWAEEQFACELSSEITIESIQNKDVTDEVHFHRKKLEAWESRWREVLYRTFVDQVDAMKQSFFSNRQDKRMSLYPYLVTLPADDFVNVMMQEIGRLAGGSEAFSPSRYVLYRRLGELVFNRYSVQYKKEVGVMDKLKQVYKDYCDWYINSQCRDGISYIPRVSWSEFASRYSEGPRLDHSPVEWPNTVQLALGQFLYSMLLTKVMVWKPLHSEKHTYPALYEVERSYGFRVVEEIKPSPTLLDLYRKASKTSLTFEAFVAPMVSPPIPWVSMKLGGYLLTDAKIVRLPYNAHQQKQRMVEKGNQQLFPVMDSLNQLGSIPWMVNKPMLDLLIEVFNNKGSDELDVPPPPSEHPVPPKIQPNMTNAEIHQIRRQRMDYYKKKSEMHSLWCDALYKLSLANHFRDRIFWFPHNMDFRGRVYPCPPHLNHLSSDVFRSILQFARGEKLGPNGLRWLKLHLINLTGIVKKKSIEKRLEYCEDILEDILDSADQPLTGKRWWTKSDEPWQTLAACKELAAALRSPDPHEFVSHLPIHQDGSCNGLQHYAALGRDEVGAVSVNLASSHTPQDVYSAVAVLVEEERKKDAEMGKEIAKVLEGFVRRKVIKQTVMTTVYGVTRYGARLQIEKQLKALDDFPMDQRWAASQYLVHKTFHSLEKMFTATKEIQDWFTECARVIAQTRSENIEWVTPLGFPVVQPYSKTSGNKICMEKLPSSYSMDSFMRPNVMKQKNAFPPNFIHSLDSSHMMLTSLFCQQAGITFVSVHDCFWTHANTVDIMNKVCRNQFVALHSEPILEDLSLFLQEKFGYDRRDFAHDGSASDSSKMRLNNLLGKVPPKGDFDISNVLRSTFFFS; from the exons ATGGATCTGTCCTCCCTCCTGTCATCACACCCATCTTCTGGCTTGACCTCCCTGCAACCACTGAGTGTAGAGCCGGAGGATGTAGCGGAAAAGGGAGGTGCTCAAAACAACCCAAAAAAGAGTGGGGCAGGAGATAAGAAGAgtagtaataacaagaagaaaataggaaaagttACCTCCAGCAAGAAGAAGCCCACATCAGGGGCAAAGAAGAGCAAGGCCCAGAAGGGAGCAGTAATGACAGAGACAAACACGACCATTTTGAACAATGAGCAGACCCCAGAGGAGGATGACATGTTCATAGACCGGGACTCGTACAAGAAATTGACAAGGGAAGAGGTGTCTGCAGCACAGACTGAGGACCTATGCAGCACTGAAGAAGGGTTGGTTCCTGCAGCAGAAGGTAGTCCTGGGGTAGATGGGAATGTTAAGAAGagcaagaagcaaaagaagaagaagcaggatgaGGAAGCCAGAAAGCGCATAGAGGAAATCAAGAGAAGAGGACGTGAGATCAGCTTCAATCAGTCCTTGGAGTCgtatcttagtgtgtgt ATTAATGTGGGAATGCTAAACCGCGCGACACACACACTGCTTTATTACCGCCGCCTCTCCAAGTACACCAACGGCATGAGGGTCTCCTCCATAGGGCCCTTCCGTATATTGCTACAGGGACATGCTGAGAAG gGTAATTTCAACAAGATGGAGGAGCTGTTAAGGTGCATGCAGGAGGAGAAGATCCCAGCAGATCAGGCAGTGTATGGTGcccttctcagctgcctgggacGACAATTAGAGTCCTTTAACAACACTAGGAATATCCAGGGGGTCCTTACCAGCATGATGCGAGAG GGTATAAAGCTTCAACAGGTGTTCAGTGATGTAGATTTTATACGGGATGGATATGAGTGCGCTCTGAGAGCTGTCCAGCGTGTGTCCCCCTCATTCAAGCCCCAGCAGAGGCCCACTCCGGTGCACTATGCCTGTAACCTTGTCAGCTTCCTCAATAATGACATGTTCTCTAACCAG GTGCCATCACCAGCTCGTGACCTGGCCACAAGCAGCTCTCTTCATAAGTGGGCAGAGGAGCAGTTTGCATGCGAGCTCAGCAGTGAGATCACCATTGAGAGCATCCAGAACAAAGATGTGACAGATGAAGTTCACTTCCAT CGGAAGAAACTTGAGGCCTGGGAGAGCCGGTGGCGGGAGGTACTCTATAGAACCTTTGTAGATCAGGTCGATGCCATGAAGCAGTCTTTCTTCTCAAACCGCCAGGACAAGCGCATGTCTCTTTACCCTTACCTGGTAACTCTTCCTGCAGATGATTTTGTCAACGTCATGATGCAG GAGATAGGAAGGCTAGCAGGTGGGTCAGAGGCCTTTTCCCCTTCACGCTATGTGCTTTACCGGCGTCTAGGGGAGTTGGTGTTTAACCGCTACAGTGTGCAGTACAAGAAAGAGGTCGGAGTCATGGACAAGCTCAAGCAAGTGTACAAGGACTACTGTGATTGGTACATCAACAGTCAGTGTAGAG ATGGGATCTCGTACATCCCTCGAGTCAGCTGGTCGGAGTTTGCTAGCCGGTACAGTGAAGGGCCCAGGCTAGATCACAGCCCTGTGGAGTGGCCCAACACAGTTCAGCTTGCTCTTGGCCAGTTCCTCTACTCAATGCTGCTCACTAAGGTCATGGTGTGGAAGCCACTTCACTCAGAAAA GCACACGTACCCAGCCTTGTATGAGGTAGAGCGGTCATACGGCTTTCGTGTGGTGGAGGAAATCAAGCCTTCCCCAACATTGCTAGACCTCTACAGAAAGGCATCAAAGACCAGCTTGACATTCGAGGCATTTGTAGCCCCCATGGTGTCACCCCCCATCCCCTGGGTCTCCATGAAGCTTGGGGGTTATCTGCTCACTGATGCCAAGATTGTAAG GTTGCCCTACAATGCCCACCAGCAGAAACAGAGAATGGTAGAGAAGGGGAACCAGCAGCTTTTCCCCGTCATGGACTCCCTCAACCAGCTCGGTTCTATTCCCTGGATGGTAAACAAACCCATGCTTGATCTTCTCATTGAG GTGTTCAACAACAAGGGTTCAGATGAGTTGGatgtgcccccacccccctcagagcACCCTGTACCCCCCAAAATTCAGCCAAATATGACGAATGCAGAGATCCACCAGATTCGCCGCCAACGCATGGACTACtacaagaagaaaagtgaaatgcATTCCCTTTGGTGTGATGCACTCTACAAGCTGTCTCTGGCAAACCAT TTCCGTGACAGAATATTCTGGTTCCCACACAACATGGACTTCCGAGGACGTGTGTACCCCTGTCCACCACATCTCAACCACCTCAGCTCAGATGTATTCCGCTCAATCCTGCAGTTTGCACGAGGGGAGAAACTTGGCCCCAATGGCTTGCGTTGGCTCAAG CTGCATCTAATCAACTTGACGGGCATAGTGAAGAAGAAGAGCATAGAGAAACGCTTGGAGTACTGCGAAGACATACTGGAGGACATCCTAGACTCAGCAGACCAACCCCTGACAGGCAAGCGATGGTGGACTAAGAGTGATGAACCGTGGCAGACTCTCGCAGCTTGCAAAGAG CTGGCAGCAGCCCTTCGCAGTCCAGACCCCCACGAGTTTGTCAGCCACTTGCCCATTCATCAGGATGGCTCCTGCAATGGCCTGCAACACTATGCAGCGCTTGGACGAGATGAAGTGGGTGCTGTTTCTGTCAACTTGGCCTCGAGCCATACTCCACAG GATGTCTACTCAGCTGTGGCAGTGCttgtggaggaagaaaggaagaaggatgcagaaatggggaaggagatagCCAAAGTCCTGGAAGGTTTTGTGAGACGGAAAGTCATCAAACAGACTGTCATGACAACTGTATATGGGGTGACTCGATATGGTGCTAGACTGCAGATTGAGAAACAGTTGAAAG CCTTGGATGACTTTCCCATGGACCAGCGCTGGGCAGCTTCACAGTATCTGGTACACAAGACATTCCACAGCCTCGAGAAAATGTTTACTGCCACCAAGGAGATCCAGGATTGGTTCACCGAGTGTGCACGTGTTATTGCACAG ACACGGAGTGAGAACATAGAGTGGGTAACACCTTTGGGCTTCCCCGTGGTGCAGCCATACAGCAAGACATCGGGGAATAAAATCTGTATGGAAAAGTTACCATCATCCTATAGCATGGATTCATTTAT GCGTCCAAACGTAATGAAGCAGAAGAATGCTTTCCCACCTAACTTCATCCATTCTCTTGACTCATCACACATGATGCTTACCTCACTTTTCTGCCAACAAGCAGGTATCACCTTTGTCTCAGTTCATGACTGTTTTTGGACACATGCCAACACAGTGGACATCATGAACAAG GTGTGTCGCAACCAGTTTGTAGCCCTACACAGTGAGCCTATCCTGGAAGACTTATCATTATTCCTCCAAGAGAAATTTGGTTATGATCGCAG GGATTTTGCACATGATGGGTCAGCTTCAGACTCCTCCAAGATGCGGCTTAACAATCTATTAGGCAAAGTTCCACCCAAGGGAGATTTTGACATATCAAACGTCCTGCGCAGTACTTTCTTCTTCAGCTAA
- the LOC113828361 gene encoding E3 ubiquitin-protein ligase RNF181 isoform X3, which yields MASYFDEHNCQPLRQGETPDHFLHMARLLLHGGYWQNLQLEFSQIVGFGDKPPPPASKEFVESLETIIVKKNGGQCPVCLKEWSEGDEQKQLPCQHKFHPTCILPWLEKTNSCPMCRHEVPTDDEDYEEYRRQKKRARDREAELEILHDSMFS from the exons ATGGCATCATACTTTGATGAACACAACTGCCAGCCGCTGCGACAAGGGGAAACCCCAGACCACTTTCTCCACATGGCTCGACTCCTACTCCATGGAGGTTACTGGCAG aatcTGCAGTTGGAATTCTCACAGATTGTTGGTTTTGGAGATAAGCCCCCACCTCCTGCATCCAAAGAATTTGTTGAGAGCCTTGAGACAATTATTGTGAAGAAGAATG GTGGCCAGTGCCCAGTGTGTCTCAAAGAATGGTCTGAAGGGGATGAGCAGAAGCAGCTGCCTTGTCAACACAAATTCCATCCCACCTGTATCTTACCATGGCTGGAGAAA ACCAACTCATGTCCAATGTGCCGTCATGAGGTTCCTACAGATGATGAGGACTATGAGGAATACCGAAGGCAGAAG AAGAGAGCCAGGGACAGGGAGGCAGAACTAGAAATACTTCATGACTCAATGTTTTCTTGA
- the LOC113828361 gene encoding E3 ubiquitin-protein ligase RNF181 isoform X1, whose amino-acid sequence MQVIKAINTNSLRQSTYALQVACYYRFIEQGCISKPVQFAMASYFDEHNCQPLRQGETPDHFLHMARLLLHGGYWQNLQLEFSQIVGFGDKPPPPASKEFVESLETIIVKKNGGQCPVCLKEWSEGDEQKQLPCQHKFHPTCILPWLEKTNSCPMCRHEVPTDDEDYEEYRRQKKRARDREAELEILHDSMFS is encoded by the exons ATGCAAGTCATAAAAGCCATCAATACAAACTCATTACGGCAAAGTACGTATGCTTTGCAAGTTGCTTGTTATTACAGATTTATAGAACAAGGATGCATTTCAAAACCCGTCCAATTTG CAATGGCATCATACTTTGATGAACACAACTGCCAGCCGCTGCGACAAGGGGAAACCCCAGACCACTTTCTCCACATGGCTCGACTCCTACTCCATGGAGGTTACTGGCAG aatcTGCAGTTGGAATTCTCACAGATTGTTGGTTTTGGAGATAAGCCCCCACCTCCTGCATCCAAAGAATTTGTTGAGAGCCTTGAGACAATTATTGTGAAGAAGAATG GTGGCCAGTGCCCAGTGTGTCTCAAAGAATGGTCTGAAGGGGATGAGCAGAAGCAGCTGCCTTGTCAACACAAATTCCATCCCACCTGTATCTTACCATGGCTGGAGAAA ACCAACTCATGTCCAATGTGCCGTCATGAGGTTCCTACAGATGATGAGGACTATGAGGAATACCGAAGGCAGAAG AAGAGAGCCAGGGACAGGGAGGCAGAACTAGAAATACTTCATGACTCAATGTTTTCTTGA
- the PolrMT gene encoding DNA-directed RNA polymerase, mitochondrial isoform X1 codes for MASVLALQRIFPHNGSLLGRLASRRLREERKLLERPGGITRGNVRYQSTQTSTQVPQSRQPKRRSKKASTIDIIQVKDECVSEQRTKVTRLNSLSLEQTLGSVSTATIVTEPKLGSHSDGNLFEEVSLDKFSDLINSHLEKSLRYPSICEAVRWNEGVTHTYDESFASGAFETCDNRLRDGAVDEELVCERSRLEVEEVLGLSEMDLSSLLSSHPSSGLTSLQPLSVEPEDVAEKGGAQNNPKKSGAGDKKSSNNKKKIGKVTSSKKKPTSGAKKSKAQKGAVMTETNTTILNNEQTPEEDDMFIDRDSYKKLTREEVSAAQTEDLCSTEEGLVPAAEGSPGVDGNVKKSKKQKKKKQDEEARKRIEEIKRRGREISFNQSLESYLSVCINVGMLNRATHTLLYYRRLSKYTNGMRVSSIGPFRILLQGHAEKGNFNKMEELLRCMQEEKIPADQAVYGALLSCLGRQLESFNNTRNIQGVLTSMMREGIKLQQVFSDVDFIRDGYECALRAVQRVSPSFKPQQRPTPVHYACNLVSFLNNDMFSNQVPSPARDLATSSSLHKWAEEQFACELSSEITIESIQNKDVTDEVHFHRKKLEAWESRWREVLYRTFVDQVDAMKQSFFSNRQDKRMSLYPYLVTLPADDFVNVMMQEIGRLAGGSEAFSPSRYVLYRRLGELVFNRYSVQYKKEVGVMDKLKQVYKDYCDWYINSQCRDGISYIPRVSWSEFASRYSEGPRLDHSPVEWPNTVQLALGQFLYSMLLTKVMVWKPLHSEKHTYPALYEVERSYGFRVVEEIKPSPTLLDLYRKASKTSLTFEAFVAPMVSPPIPWVSMKLGGYLLTDAKIVRLPYNAHQQKQRMVEKGNQQLFPVMDSLNQLGSIPWMVNKPMLDLLIEVFNNKGSDELDVPPPPSEHPVPPKIQPNMTNAEIHQIRRQRMDYYKKKSEMHSLWCDALYKLSLANHFRDRIFWFPHNMDFRGRVYPCPPHLNHLSSDVFRSILQFARGEKLGPNGLRWLKLHLINLTGIVKKKSIEKRLEYCEDILEDILDSADQPLTGKRWWTKSDEPWQTLAACKELAAALRSPDPHEFVSHLPIHQDGSCNGLQHYAALGRDEVGAVSVNLASSHTPQDVYSAVAVLVEEERKKDAEMGKEIAKVLEGFVRRKVIKQTVMTTVYGVTRYGARLQIEKQLKALDDFPMDQRWAASQYLVHKTFHSLEKMFTATKEIQDWFTECARVIAQTRSENIEWVTPLGFPVVQPYSKTSGNKICMEKLPSSYSMDSFMRPNVMKQKNAFPPNFIHSLDSSHMMLTSLFCQQAGITFVSVHDCFWTHANTVDIMNKVCRNQFVALHSEPILEDLSLFLQEKFGYDRRDFAHDGSASDSSKMRLNNLLGKVPPKGDFDISNVLRSTFFFS; via the exons ATGGCCTCTGTGTTGGCTCTGCAGCGAATATTTCCTCATAACGGCAGTCTTTTAGGCAGATTGGCTTCCAGAAGATTAAGAGAAGAACGAAAGCTTTTAGAGAGGCCGGGAGGAA TCACAAGGGGAAATGTGCGCTACCAGTcaacacagacatccacacaagTGCCACAATCTCGCCAGCCGAAGAGACGGTCCAAAAAGGCTTCAACTATTGACATCATCCAAG TTAAAGATGAATGTGTGTCCGAGCAGCGCACAAAGGTTACCCGCCTCAATAGCTTGTCCTTGGAGCAGACTCTGGGTAGTGTTTCAACAGCAACCATAGTGACAGAGCCTAAGCTAGGTAGCCATTCAGATGGAAACCTTTTTGAGGAAGTGTCTCTTGATAAATTCAGTGACTTAATAAATTCCCATCTAGAAAAGTCCCTGCGATATCCCAGCATTTGTGAAGCAGTAAGATGGAATGAAGGTGTTACGCACACCTATGACGAGAGCTTTGCATCTGGTGCATTTGAAACATGTGATAATAGGCTTAGGGACGGTGCAGTAGATGAGGAACTGGTGTGTGAAAGAAGTCggctggaggtggaggaagtgctTGGACTTTCTGAGATGGATCTGTCCTCCCTCCTGTCATCACACCCATCTTCTGGCTTGACCTCCCTGCAACCACTGAGTGTAGAGCCGGAGGATGTAGCGGAAAAGGGAGGTGCTCAAAACAACCCAAAAAAGAGTGGGGCAGGAGATAAGAAGAgtagtaataacaagaagaaaataggaaaagttACCTCCAGCAAGAAGAAGCCCACATCAGGGGCAAAGAAGAGCAAGGCCCAGAAGGGAGCAGTAATGACAGAGACAAACACGACCATTTTGAACAATGAGCAGACCCCAGAGGAGGATGACATGTTCATAGACCGGGACTCGTACAAGAAATTGACAAGGGAAGAGGTGTCTGCAGCACAGACTGAGGACCTATGCAGCACTGAAGAAGGGTTGGTTCCTGCAGCAGAAGGTAGTCCTGGGGTAGATGGGAATGTTAAGAAGagcaagaagcaaaagaagaagaagcaggatgaGGAAGCCAGAAAGCGCATAGAGGAAATCAAGAGAAGAGGACGTGAGATCAGCTTCAATCAGTCCTTGGAGTCgtatcttagtgtgtgt ATTAATGTGGGAATGCTAAACCGCGCGACACACACACTGCTTTATTACCGCCGCCTCTCCAAGTACACCAACGGCATGAGGGTCTCCTCCATAGGGCCCTTCCGTATATTGCTACAGGGACATGCTGAGAAG gGTAATTTCAACAAGATGGAGGAGCTGTTAAGGTGCATGCAGGAGGAGAAGATCCCAGCAGATCAGGCAGTGTATGGTGcccttctcagctgcctgggacGACAATTAGAGTCCTTTAACAACACTAGGAATATCCAGGGGGTCCTTACCAGCATGATGCGAGAG GGTATAAAGCTTCAACAGGTGTTCAGTGATGTAGATTTTATACGGGATGGATATGAGTGCGCTCTGAGAGCTGTCCAGCGTGTGTCCCCCTCATTCAAGCCCCAGCAGAGGCCCACTCCGGTGCACTATGCCTGTAACCTTGTCAGCTTCCTCAATAATGACATGTTCTCTAACCAG GTGCCATCACCAGCTCGTGACCTGGCCACAAGCAGCTCTCTTCATAAGTGGGCAGAGGAGCAGTTTGCATGCGAGCTCAGCAGTGAGATCACCATTGAGAGCATCCAGAACAAAGATGTGACAGATGAAGTTCACTTCCAT CGGAAGAAACTTGAGGCCTGGGAGAGCCGGTGGCGGGAGGTACTCTATAGAACCTTTGTAGATCAGGTCGATGCCATGAAGCAGTCTTTCTTCTCAAACCGCCAGGACAAGCGCATGTCTCTTTACCCTTACCTGGTAACTCTTCCTGCAGATGATTTTGTCAACGTCATGATGCAG GAGATAGGAAGGCTAGCAGGTGGGTCAGAGGCCTTTTCCCCTTCACGCTATGTGCTTTACCGGCGTCTAGGGGAGTTGGTGTTTAACCGCTACAGTGTGCAGTACAAGAAAGAGGTCGGAGTCATGGACAAGCTCAAGCAAGTGTACAAGGACTACTGTGATTGGTACATCAACAGTCAGTGTAGAG ATGGGATCTCGTACATCCCTCGAGTCAGCTGGTCGGAGTTTGCTAGCCGGTACAGTGAAGGGCCCAGGCTAGATCACAGCCCTGTGGAGTGGCCCAACACAGTTCAGCTTGCTCTTGGCCAGTTCCTCTACTCAATGCTGCTCACTAAGGTCATGGTGTGGAAGCCACTTCACTCAGAAAA GCACACGTACCCAGCCTTGTATGAGGTAGAGCGGTCATACGGCTTTCGTGTGGTGGAGGAAATCAAGCCTTCCCCAACATTGCTAGACCTCTACAGAAAGGCATCAAAGACCAGCTTGACATTCGAGGCATTTGTAGCCCCCATGGTGTCACCCCCCATCCCCTGGGTCTCCATGAAGCTTGGGGGTTATCTGCTCACTGATGCCAAGATTGTAAG GTTGCCCTACAATGCCCACCAGCAGAAACAGAGAATGGTAGAGAAGGGGAACCAGCAGCTTTTCCCCGTCATGGACTCCCTCAACCAGCTCGGTTCTATTCCCTGGATGGTAAACAAACCCATGCTTGATCTTCTCATTGAG GTGTTCAACAACAAGGGTTCAGATGAGTTGGatgtgcccccacccccctcagagcACCCTGTACCCCCCAAAATTCAGCCAAATATGACGAATGCAGAGATCCACCAGATTCGCCGCCAACGCATGGACTACtacaagaagaaaagtgaaatgcATTCCCTTTGGTGTGATGCACTCTACAAGCTGTCTCTGGCAAACCAT TTCCGTGACAGAATATTCTGGTTCCCACACAACATGGACTTCCGAGGACGTGTGTACCCCTGTCCACCACATCTCAACCACCTCAGCTCAGATGTATTCCGCTCAATCCTGCAGTTTGCACGAGGGGAGAAACTTGGCCCCAATGGCTTGCGTTGGCTCAAG CTGCATCTAATCAACTTGACGGGCATAGTGAAGAAGAAGAGCATAGAGAAACGCTTGGAGTACTGCGAAGACATACTGGAGGACATCCTAGACTCAGCAGACCAACCCCTGACAGGCAAGCGATGGTGGACTAAGAGTGATGAACCGTGGCAGACTCTCGCAGCTTGCAAAGAG CTGGCAGCAGCCCTTCGCAGTCCAGACCCCCACGAGTTTGTCAGCCACTTGCCCATTCATCAGGATGGCTCCTGCAATGGCCTGCAACACTATGCAGCGCTTGGACGAGATGAAGTGGGTGCTGTTTCTGTCAACTTGGCCTCGAGCCATACTCCACAG GATGTCTACTCAGCTGTGGCAGTGCttgtggaggaagaaaggaagaaggatgcagaaatggggaaggagatagCCAAAGTCCTGGAAGGTTTTGTGAGACGGAAAGTCATCAAACAGACTGTCATGACAACTGTATATGGGGTGACTCGATATGGTGCTAGACTGCAGATTGAGAAACAGTTGAAAG CCTTGGATGACTTTCCCATGGACCAGCGCTGGGCAGCTTCACAGTATCTGGTACACAAGACATTCCACAGCCTCGAGAAAATGTTTACTGCCACCAAGGAGATCCAGGATTGGTTCACCGAGTGTGCACGTGTTATTGCACAG ACACGGAGTGAGAACATAGAGTGGGTAACACCTTTGGGCTTCCCCGTGGTGCAGCCATACAGCAAGACATCGGGGAATAAAATCTGTATGGAAAAGTTACCATCATCCTATAGCATGGATTCATTTAT GCGTCCAAACGTAATGAAGCAGAAGAATGCTTTCCCACCTAACTTCATCCATTCTCTTGACTCATCACACATGATGCTTACCTCACTTTTCTGCCAACAAGCAGGTATCACCTTTGTCTCAGTTCATGACTGTTTTTGGACACATGCCAACACAGTGGACATCATGAACAAG GTGTGTCGCAACCAGTTTGTAGCCCTACACAGTGAGCCTATCCTGGAAGACTTATCATTATTCCTCCAAGAGAAATTTGGTTATGATCGCAG GGATTTTGCACATGATGGGTCAGCTTCAGACTCCTCCAAGATGCGGCTTAACAATCTATTAGGCAAAGTTCCACCCAAGGGAGATTTTGACATATCAAACGTCCTGCGCAGTACTTTCTTCTTCAGCTAA
- the LOC113828361 gene encoding E3 ubiquitin-protein ligase RNF181 isoform X2 codes for MQVIKAINTNSLRQTMASYFDEHNCQPLRQGETPDHFLHMARLLLHGGYWQNLQLEFSQIVGFGDKPPPPASKEFVESLETIIVKKNGGQCPVCLKEWSEGDEQKQLPCQHKFHPTCILPWLEKTNSCPMCRHEVPTDDEDYEEYRRQKKRARDREAELEILHDSMFS; via the exons ATGCAAGTCATAAAAGCCATCAATACAAACTCATTACGGCAAA CAATGGCATCATACTTTGATGAACACAACTGCCAGCCGCTGCGACAAGGGGAAACCCCAGACCACTTTCTCCACATGGCTCGACTCCTACTCCATGGAGGTTACTGGCAG aatcTGCAGTTGGAATTCTCACAGATTGTTGGTTTTGGAGATAAGCCCCCACCTCCTGCATCCAAAGAATTTGTTGAGAGCCTTGAGACAATTATTGTGAAGAAGAATG GTGGCCAGTGCCCAGTGTGTCTCAAAGAATGGTCTGAAGGGGATGAGCAGAAGCAGCTGCCTTGTCAACACAAATTCCATCCCACCTGTATCTTACCATGGCTGGAGAAA ACCAACTCATGTCCAATGTGCCGTCATGAGGTTCCTACAGATGATGAGGACTATGAGGAATACCGAAGGCAGAAG AAGAGAGCCAGGGACAGGGAGGCAGAACTAGAAATACTTCATGACTCAATGTTTTCTTGA